cccgttttcaaatTGTCGTCTTGTGACCAAATGTCTGAAACTTAAGTTCGCTTACCCATCTGCAaaattaagtggttcaagttcttaaatcggttaagtatgatttcatactcatgaacaaatacatttataaattaaggaatgcaatctttgcaaaccgtggctaaaatgttaaTGAACTGATGATggtattttatatagtggtaagaaggttgtcgttcactcggacttgaagagattgattttaagaattaataaattaaaataaaagaaaaatatatacaaaaaatgtcacgggatgaagaatttattgggactcaggatttcactgtttttcatgttcatggggttcacaAATTAATTGTAGACATTTATAACTCAACACAAAGGAAATaccaactctattctttgccaaagtagatttcataaaatattacgcataggtcataagcatggcgcatcaaaattacctagaactaagcatgctccatcaaacaaagtcacgagtaattaatagaaatcataattcattaaaaatcaaagcaAATACTAAATAAACGATCAATTAAGTTaccccaatggtgaaatccagcttcctccgttgtcccaatgttggattttagctcattaggttggaaacacactcaaatatatggattcgtagctcaaaaaggtgttacaAAGGTGAAAAGGATAAAAGCAGCGAGTTTGCAACGCTGAAAGACTGTTACAGACTCACTGTcacaactgttacaaagaactatTGCATCTTGGGGTCGCAGAAGAACTATCGTTTAAAGATACAAAATGTGACGGTTAAGAACGACAGTCCTAGTTGGTTTAAAGTTCTTCGTTCTCTTCCttgaatggcagcagcagagacaagatCTGCAACTTTAatttctcaccctttttcgtcccctaactctccatccccttctcATCAAcctcagcaccctttatatactctccagAATAAAAAAATACTCGCCAGTAACTCCGAATAATCTTCATTAACTCTCCACTGTCACTtatggaaataatttattttcatCTCCATCACGCGTCTGCATTCCATTTAAACACCCCAAACACGCAAGAACTTGTCTAAGAATGAGTCAAACTCGTGCAAAGGGGATATCTACACGCCCCCAAACACGTAATCTCCACAAACTCGCCTGACAGAATCCCGAGTATATCTCGTGCTTTGTTTACTCCAAAAGCGATGAATCATTCCTTGTTTTACGAAACAAAACAAATTACCACCCCTGTTTAATCAAAACAGGGTGATACCAATCGACAGTAGTGATTGAATCTCCTTGATTCGACCGAAATCTTCTCAAAAAATCTGCCAGTCACGATACACCCCTGTTTTGTGAAATCTTCCCATATCTTCCTTTCTTTTCGAGTTTAAGTCCACCAAATATCTTGTTCCAAACAAAATCCACGAAAAGATTgcataaaatcacgtccaaaatccgCCCTGAGAAGTCTGCATGCTAACGGAGTTTCAAACAACATTTTCCCGCCATATTTTtctcaaaccgtgaagaagaaggagTCATAttaaccagtgatggggtgcgattagcagttggctcagtggggtgccccttatcagtttggtgccccttatccaaaattgagattccgaataacatgtgtcctccgggtgcttataccaacttttcgagccgaaatttccaaaaaatacctacaaacacataaaacacccaaaattaatacaaaatcgagtgccaacaatatatagtattgagatcaaattagacacaaaaatgtgtctatcaaatacccccaaacttattatttgctagtcctcgagcaaatttattctggaaaaaaaaactcactaggtggccctagcgaccgagttatagtctcgggagggtttaccagaggtgtacccacaaaacctttactccagaccctagctatctacgcagaaccttggaaggcactaaagaatctccttggttggcatactctcattgactacaggaggaagtaccctgatgcgaaattccaattgttgtacacgagtttgcactcaagcatactaaaattcatatataagtcacatagctctactcagatagtttatgtacatcataaccggagtcaaccaatcacatggaaagattaagaagatggatgtagagaaaaacacatatggttttgatgttgactaaggtgaacctatcctaatggactgagataccggtctgactaatatcaacacaactggcatatacaagggaaccagcgggtgataatcctaactctagatcaacacaactggcatgtacaagggcaccagtggtcgaatttattgaatttattccggttggtctgatggtctggtctcaattcttttttttttttggtatctcaatcactctatttcacccaatcacttataagaaaataaaaacagaaggtgaaaaggattcaacgagatatggcgaaactaccatgttttttttttaattccaacacctgagctctgtgcttttatgaatagactctttagatttttccatctaatcagattggttcctcaactcttacaaccaagatgttcccatccacttagattggttagtgccaaccttaataaacataaatttctagactcCGGAGTTTATTCATTTATaccgcaactaaaaagtttctctcatacccccaaacttaaatctaacattgtcctcaatgttctaaagataaaattaaaaacatgaacaaggagaaactgttaccacttgaagcaaaagagttaaggaaagatattaccgtgttgcatgagcatgggttacctcccaagaagtgctaagtttaaagtcttcatccagacatcagaaggaattagtcacctcatagaatcataaagtaatagctggaataactgcggatcaccaaaaccaaatagggctatcacaagtaaaaggaatctgcagcatcccaagaaaattagcaaataaagcacacccttgtttagtttcctgtttaagacaactacatctagttgtggttcaggttcaggttctataacttggTCAAGATAACATATTtttatgggttgcatttcctcaaaagtgagatcggaatgttcaggttctagagtctggaaaaactcaaataaaaaattagaagcacataataataacctaaataattgcggatccttaaagtcaaataaatttgacttacacaacttACCACAAAGATAGTGGTGGTCTTctttaaacaaatatgtcgaccctaatctcctaaagtaattaggtttagtctcgaaacttaatatctgacacatttgaatttcataagttcccacaattggagaaaaagtttttggtgggaaaacaaagtcaatcgaggcatcgtagcctgggttaaccacatcaaccagaggatgggtttctaacaactgagcttctttctggacatcattaggttggggaaaacgtgtatgaagataatcttgtaagatggttgaggcacagatgtcgagtcctacacgagggaattttctaagagttaaagcacagggagaatgataatcactcccaaacttagagttttctgtgtctctagaaagactagtcataacttccctaatttctaggtcatcagatcctgaaaatggtcaattgattcttctaagtctggttcatcctcactcatctctacgggttcactttctttgtctaagactattgtttttaaatcgctagactcaaaataaactcgttcatctaaaccttcgttggcttcgtgaaaaggaaatactacattgtctaaaacggggatatttctagtcaaatcctcgtcctttcgaataggtgaataattattaaaattatttggatttgtactagaattaatattatcattataaagctcattgggagtaacagattccttatcactatgcctaaatatttcagattcttcatcaatactatcctcatcacaatcattgttataataaaatgaaaatgatcgaacctcatctaaacaagtagtgttaccaattctaacctttttatcttgattatgtgaataactattttcattctcaagggtattattggatacactatattggcaattcaagttatttcgagcaatattttcgttcgtctctaactcaagtctacgtgtcgactcagctatcctctcaagggtatcTTCCAAAGAAAGATcccttagtgttggatctaagttttcagttaacctattgaggatatcttctaaagaGGATTCAGTCGTTGTCttagttctttcgtccataactacgttattcacctcagctaacttacatgtcgattcagctaacttactgTCGACTCGGCTAAACCcccgagggactcttctagagaaggaataggaacaaatggatcataaaaatgactacttttcaaaagtttgattgtatcccctagagacgaagaactagtactataatcttcttgctcgtatgacagatgcacgtgtggatagtaattgaactcaccatggtatgacccataaccttcaaaaggttggcattcccaaccactattcacattatggtcataaaaataataatgtccatattgttcagttggataatcatattcattctgatggctattataataccagtttgacatcctaactacaagggaattctaaacaagcacaagaaggctgactcgaccacaacgagcctattttatctagaaaaaaaaagcatgatggctcccttagattatttctagaccaacttctattctttcaaaaaggaattcgttataatctgagcaaacctttctggaatcaatccgagttaaagtaagttgaattgagatgagggaagctgcgtagagctttgatacccaaggcctcactggcgttacaaggcggcatattcaactcacagaaaccatcatgaacttcgaagtatgctcaatagagcaaccaatatttttcgaacgactttcctattaagctcattaccctatcggtctcgttctagtccaaattttaaggcttaggttcgcgtaggttacgtgttcctaaggcgggcaagaaggaaacggtgatgaaatccgagtccttatcttgatttggccaggctttgccctttactagaaaattaaatccgatttcaggtcctcaacatatatgcatacaaaatcatccagtaaacccgctgacaggggattcgcgggtgtttagaatttttacctcccgttccagacgggggatgaaccgttgaagtcgactctggccaccgactccgatgtcagtgtacgaacccgaggggccgagacagtatcgtaactgtcgtccttccctgtgcagtttatatttaaaccaacccttccttggggttttaaaaataaagtccaatgttcaatgtccggaagAAAAAAAtgcccaaaaataaaagattacaaaaatagaaaccttaattacaatttctaaaaaaataaataaaaataatatacaaaatcttcttcttcactccttttggatttctcttctctttcctttttgggattttcttttcagcactttttttttctttagcttagctccaaatctgaaagcaaacaaaaataccaaaacgcgtaaaaaagaacaaataaaataaaacctaaaaacaaacctataaacaaatccgcgtcggcggcgccaaaaattgatggtattttatatagtggtaagaaggttgtcgttcgctcggacttgaagagattgattttaaggattaataaattaaaataaaagaaacatatatacaaaaaatgtcacgggatgaagaatttattgggaCTCAAGATTTCActgttttcatgttcatggggttaaGAAATTAATTTTATACATTTATAGCTCAACACAAAGGAAATaccaactctattctttgccaaagtagatttcataaaatattacgcataggtcataagcatggcacatcaaaattacctagaactaagcatgctccatcaaacaaagtcacgagtaattaatagaaatcataattcattaaaaatcaaagaaaatagtaaataaacaatcaattaagttaccccaatggtgaaatccagcttcctccgttgtcccaatgttggatTTTatctcattaggttggaaacacactcaaaatatggattcatagctcaaaaggtgttACAAAGGTGAAAAGGATAAAAAGCAGAGAGTTTGCAACGCCGACAGACTGTTACAGACTCACTGTcacaactgttacaaagaactatTGCTTCTTGGGGTCGCAGAAGAACTATGGTTTAAAGATACAAAATGTGACGGTTAAGAACGACAATCCTAGTTGGTTTAAAGTTCGTTGTTCTcttccttcaatggcagcagcagagacaagctctgcaactttaatttctcaccctttttcgtcccctaactctccatccccttctcATAAACCTCAtcaccctttatatactctccagaataaaaaaaaatactcgtCAGTAACTCCGATAATCTTCATTAACTCTCAACTGTCACTTAcgaaaataatttattttcatCTACATCACGCGTCTGCATTCCATTTAAACACCCCAAACACGCAAGAACTTGTCTAAGAATGAGTCAAACTCGTGCAAAGGGGATATTTACATGCCCCCAAACACGTAATCTCCACAAACTCGCCTGACAGAATCCCGAGTATATCTCGTGCTCTGTTTACTCCAAAAGCGATGAATCATTCCTTGTTTTACGAAACAAAACAAATTACCACCCCTGTTTACTCAAAACAGGGTGATACCAATCGACAGTAGTGATTGAATCTCCTTGATCCGCCCGAAATCTTCTCAGTAAATCTTCCAGTCCCGATACGCCCCTGTTTTGTGAAATCTTCCCATATCTTCCTTTCTTTTCGAGTTTAAGTCCACCAAATATCCTGTTTTGTCGTAGCAGACTATTACCAAACCAAATCCACGAAAAGATTgcataaaatcacgtccaaaatccgCCCTGAGAAGTCTGCATGCTAACGGAGTTTCAAACAACATTTTCCCGCCATATTTTtctcaaaccgtgaagaagaaggagTCGCTTAACTagtgatggggtgcgattagcagttggctccgtgggggtgccccttatcatttgggtgcccttatccaaaattgagagtccgaataatatgtgtcctccgggtgcttataccaacttttcgagccgaaatttccaaaaatgtttattttcaaaaaatacctacaaacacataaaacatccaaaattagtacaaaatcgagtgccaacaatatatagtattgagataaaattagacacaaaaatgtgtctattaactgattcttttgaatcaatccgattttgcttatacttctatgataatataaacaattgaacaactctatgagtaacagaattagattcatttgattatcaattgatctagaagtgttaagatgaacaaggttaagataaaagtgttaatatggctaacttcggttaaatgtTATTGAGCCAGCTCAATAtatatgtttaggtacggttgcccatatctaaatgaagatatatttcatttatgtgtaacaatctAAAAACCATCTTATGGTGGAAAGATATTGTCTtcaatcttgaatcaggtttcatctaacagtgaatattgattactttcttccaaagttatcaaaccctgatttgaaaactatataagggaaaactctagaaactgggaaacctaatccccacacctcttgtgtgatactagttgcgactagagtcgattctcctttaacctaagtttttcctaaaaccattataggttaacgacttaaagacttcattaggattctaaagccatacccaactattttctctgcagttgcgtgttctaatcttactttgttttatcatattgagtactaccttctctaagtttttctcgagatttatctccgataggtaagatataaaaagtaatcacaaagctcttcgtctcattctttgtgattccacaataactttttctactatcatatagttaagttattatgaggtgattgatatttctaggctgttcttcgggaatataagaccggattatcaattggttcatgttcaccttgatttatcaaaagactgaacaaaaacttcgtaagtatttctatgggagacagatttatctattctaatagacttttctgtgtgagacagaattgtttatcaagtcttcgaatttgggtcgtagaaactcttagttgtgggtgagatcagctaagggaatgaagtgctTAGAGTCTTGCTAGGATTCAGAgaagtaaggaacgcgactgtaccttaatcagtgtgagattggttagggctcaaatacattgCAGTCCGAAGTTaagttgtagtaggctagagtctgtagcggcttaatacagtgtggtgttcaaatctagactaggtcccggggtttttctgcatttgcggtttcctcgttaacaaaacttatggtgtctgtgttatttgttttccgcattatattttctatataattgaaatatcacaggttgtgcgtagtttaatcaattggttaatccaatatttggttgttgattgaaattgattgacgcttgggtattggtctttggtaccatccaagttatttctcatattgatgcggctcacagatttctatctattcgattgcagattgatttgagaaattgagatataactcttggacacattttccttgattgagtctgattgtctagttgattctcttggaattatattggagttagtccatagagattgcttAAACGAAAtaatgggtgtggttgttagacccccgctttttcagttatatTAGCCCATATATTCCAGTTACTGGATTTTCTAGCCTTTTTTCTTGTAATTTTGTTTGTGATTTGTTTCTACCTGacactagagtttggaatactgATCTCATTACTTCCCTTTTTCCTCAGGATACTGCGAATACTATCTCAATATGAGAATTCTACCTACTGGTGAGGATTACCTTATATGGAAACCTgacagaaaaagaaaattttctgTCAAGAATGCCTGCAACACAATATGCAGTAATTATGTCAATGATCGTGTTCATAGGGATATTATTTCTAGTGATGTCAGGAAAGAACTTTGGCATGTTAGAGTCCATCACAGAGTTCAGTTGTTTGTTTGGAAGTGTTTAAAAGATATAGTGCCCACTAGAGATAAAATTTTCAGATACAAACAAGATATTTAGTTGCATTGTAGTTTCTGCAATAATAGTCTGGAAACTGTTAATCACTTGTTTACGGAGTGTACTTTTGCTAGAGCTATATGGACGGGTATGGATGTGAATATCTTTGTTGATATACACATAACATTAGTACTTTTAATGAATGGGTGATAAGTTGGTTTACATCTAATGATATGCATTTGAATGATAGTTTTAGGGATCATGAAAGTAGTATTTGCATATTAATGTGTATGGTTTGGCATAATTGGAAGGACAGATGTAACTTGGTGTTTCAGAATTCTATACCAAACCCTCAGCGCACAATAATCAGAATACAAAATTTAATTATGCAATGcaatccttctatttctactAATCATTTAAATAGAAACTCTGCCATGCTCGTCGAGCAGTGGTTGCCACCTGACAAGGATTTTGTGAAGATTAATTTGGATGCTTCATATAGATCTGACACCAAAATGATAGTGTTGGTCTAGTTGTTCGTGATTTTGTAGGGAAATGCTTAGGAGTTGAAGGATCAAGATGGAGGAAGAGGTGGATGTGAATTTGGAGCTGAACATTTGGAATGCAAAGCTCTAGAGAAAGCAGTGGAGTGGATTGAAGTGTTGGGATATAATAAAGTCATTTTTGAGCTGGATTGGAGTTGCAAGTTCACTGTTTCAACCAAGGATTAATCTCTGCAGTCAAAAACAAATTCTCAAGTAATAAATTATGGTTTTGTAAGTTAGTTAATAGACTGGGAAACAACGTAGCTCATGCCTTGGCAAAAAAAGCGAGAGTAGAAGCTAGTAATTTTTGTTTTACAGATAACTATCTGGCTGATATTATCAAATGGATAGAAGAAGACTGTTAATTTTTACAAccagttaaaaaaaataaaaaaaaaataataataacaataggAAACCTCAGATGAAGAATTTTAAAGTGGACAATTACATGTTAAACACAAAAAGACAACTAAAATTCAAACAGAACATGACCAATCTAATATTGCACACCAGCATCTCCTCTTCATCTCTCTTTTTCACTGAGTGGAAAACAGTTTTCACATTCTAATCACTGTTGTATCCATCATCTGCATCTTCACGCTCTGTTACGACCTTCTCAATAAAGTTTCTGCGGACTTGATCGAGGACTGCATCTCTAGACGATTCACTTGAACTCTGGCCATCATTAAGTACAGGATCGGATTGGCAGAGGACTAATGCAACAGCTGAATTATCATGGCCAAGAATAATGTAGAAAAATAAGTACCGAATTACAAAAACTTCAGCTCTGAAAGATGGAGATAGGGTGTCTTTCATTATAGTGGAGATAGGGTCAGGATCCTCTAGATCTGAACATTAATCAGTTAACATAGTTGTTCAAGAAAATCAATACAAACGACCATCCTGTTGATGACAGAAAAGGATCaaaaatcattttcattttcaaaatGCATGATTCAGTTTCTTGGTAATTTTTCTAGACCTTTGAAAAACAACTATCACAAAGATACATAAAACAGCACGAGTTGGAAATGCTTGTCAAGTCAATGTACCTTCAGGAGTACACCTCCGTCCAAAATGATGCGAGCCTACATATGTTCCTTTGACAGCACTGTTATTGTAAACCAAAATAGTAGGAACATTACGATCTGGGTAGTTTGGAATGCATTCTGTAGATATTATTTTGACGAATTTCGTTGCTGGGTATCTTGTAGCTAGTTCATCCAGGCACCGTAAGAGTATCCCGCACTCTGCGATTCTGCAGTAATCGTGTATATTTAAGCATCAGAAAGACCAACAGAAAAATGTAAGAAAAAGAGATTACAAGACAACCCTGTTATGACAACTAATCACCCATAACCAAAATCCTGGAAAAGAAAACCATGCAAAACTGGTAACAAAGAGAATCTATACACTACCCTTCTTTGTACAAACACACTACGACCCAAACGTCTGATGGAGCCTGGGAGACCTGGCGAACAAAATCTGCACCTGATATCGGCATTACAGATCCGAACTTCGCTATCTTTGCACCTTCCCTCATCTCTGCTAGTCTTTGCTTTCTTTAATACAAAACAGTAGATTTGTCAAAAGCATGTAGtatgaaaagaaaaacaactcATTCTATGCTAACCTGTATTCTTCAAGGAAGCGGTCATCATCAAGTTCAGGATCATCTTCGAGATGCTCAAGGTCTTCTTCAGTTTTATTATCTAGCCAGGCTTTGTCCTTTGGTTTCAAACTCTCATCTTCTGCCGGGGTGAAAGCAGGGGGTTTGAATGGAGCGGGCTTTGGAGGTAAATTGCCTAACTTTGTTTGTATATTGTCCCACTGTGTTGTCCTTCCTTCAACATCCTTGTATATAAAGTGCTAATCACCCATTGATGTATACTTTTACAGCTTCAGTCAAATCTCGCTTCCTGTGTGGTTCGAGAAACAAGAATACATTTATTACACAATTCAAAGAATTGCTCCCAAAAGTTAATCGATACAAACTGCGAACACAAGACTGAGATCCTAAACGCGCCATTGTGCCGGTGGGTCTTACAATTAAAAGACGGGTCCATGAAGtgttttcatttatgtataaattCAGGAAAAAATCTAGCATAGATTAGTAATAATTTATAATTCCCTTTCCTAACAAAATTCTTAAGTCTAAGCTTGATATCTACCTGAAGTTTTAAGCTAACATCAAGGAAATCATGAAGCATCATGTCAAACACCTTTCCTGCAATGAACTAAGTTGCAGATTTAAACATGCAGACAATTCAATATGTGATCAAGGAAATGGTAGGCTCTATAGCAAAAGATCTCAACTGTAACAGAGAGTTCTGAGCCAAAAATTCAATATTCGATTGTTCTCATGAATTGAGAATCTAAAACTTAATTCACTGTAAGACAGGGTTCTTAGCCAAATAATCAATATTTGACTACATGAATTGAGAATCTAAAACTAATCAGCTGTAACAGATACTGCAAATCTAGCTAGGTGTTGAATCATCACGGTGCCTACAACCCTTAAATCTTACCTTTTCTTATAGCTTCGCTGCTAACCTAGGAACTAGGTACTGCTATATGCATTATGATTGCATTTGCACTATAACGATCTACTTTCAGTCATCATACTGACTGTCTtcaacacaataagaaaataagaattcaAAGAGTCATAATCAAACAGGACCGCCATGGGGAGAAAACTGATATCCAAAAGTACCTCCTACTTCTTACGTCGGTAAAATCAAACTTTATAAAGTGGTCGTTGCATCCGTATTAAAGCTTTATACATAATTGTTTAAGCAATATCCCAATTTGAGCTGGTGGGTAAGATGTTTTTCTTGACGTAATTGCTACACAAGATCTTGCCAAGCAATAACGATTTTGATGTGGTAATGTGGATATTTACATTAAACAACATATGGCAAAAtggattttcattaaaaaaaatcatctatTCATATCCCTAATTGATTCTAAGTCCCATATTAATCTATTCATCAATAATAATTTAGAATCACCTATTCACGAAAAGCTAAACAATGATGAGCAATTATTTTACCGTTTCATGGAAATATTTGATCAAATGAAACATACCTGCATTTGATTATTAGAGCTTCAAATCAGTCCTCCTTTTGTTCCGAGACAATTATTTTTTCGGATCttaagaaacaaaagagaaaacGGAGTGGAGGAGGACCTAAAAGTAAATCTATGGAATTCCATGTATCTACGCCTAATTGGGTCCGGGGCAAATAACCAGGTCCAGTGGTTATTAGGATTTAGGAGTtactaatttaatttatttttcttttgtaaattAGGAAATTTATAAAATTACTGCCTTGAGAGCAGTTTTTATGAAATGAACGAACCATcaagtttgttgattttgatcccactatggactcaacaaacatgaaaaatggatgttcaaaccaacaagctt
This genomic stretch from Papaver somniferum cultivar HN1 chromosome 5, ASM357369v1, whole genome shotgun sequence harbors:
- the LOC113281537 gene encoding phosducin-like protein 3, which gives rise to MREGAKIAKFGSVMPISGADFVRQVSQAPSDVWVVVCLYKEGIAECGILLRCLDELATRYPATKFVKIISTECIPNYPDRNVPTILVYNNSAVKGTYVGSHHFGRRCTPEAVALVLCQSDPVLNDGQSSSESSRDAVLDQVRRNFIEKVVTEREDADDGYNSD